The Gigantopelta aegis isolate Gae_Host unplaced genomic scaffold, Gae_host_genome ctg5280_pilon_pilon, whole genome shotgun sequence genomic sequence AACTTGTCTTATTATCTTTTTTCAAAACTTGACCAGCAAAAATGAACAgcaaatatatgtaaatgtatttatttcgtaaataaaaagtaacaCAGGAAAATGTGTCACATTAAAATATGGTGTTTCTTCATAAGCTACTAAGAcactcaaaaatataaataatgtaaatattaattgctcctaaaaaataaaatctatgtatatattactattattggtCTGGTATTATGACTTCAATCATAATGATACTTTTGTCATTaactttttgtatttttgataTCAGGATTTCAATAcatctaataaaacaaaaaaattatgttaaatagaattataatttataaaaaaaaacccttgtgtgttgcccaaacgattcctactcgctcacccactcaggcttccacttaggctccaggattccctgctattgctagctgggaccgccacctggcttggtaaccctcgtcttcgcgaggtaatcctggctggagcgtcgccctaacttaaaaccagccgtacgggattccagctcttagggaatgtcgcattcaggaaccgggaaccacaaatacaccagcctcttctcgtttaaagggagactaccagccctatcctagtcggcctttcggatactccgtagagtatgctggtaaccatctcagaggtctgatgcattgcagaacgctggcccacaacacactggcactcaTGACTGCTTCagtttctttttatatgtacgtaagatttttgtcttcatgctcttgtggggcgcgcTGTGTTCgtctatgaatctcattaacgataactgCCCACGATTGCCAGCATAAAAAAGGTTGttcaaataactatatttttaatGGACAAGAATAAACTAGACCAAATTAAgcaaactaaaacaacactactaattataataatttttattattatttacttttatagGGGTCACAAAAAAATAACAGCTTTTGTGATTTCAGCTTTGATACTAAGAAGGGTTAAATTTTTTCTCGTTGTAATGGCTGATCTAAGCAATTATACAATATCAAAAGATACTCCCATTAACAAGTTAGACTGTACTAAGGCGTTCTTGGGACTCAGTGATAAGGAGAAACTGTATGCTCATCACTTGGGTCAGGCAGGATGGGAAGGTGCTCTCATCTGTTTAGCACAAACCTCACCAGAGTCTCCGGGAATATTTCTTCTTTTACAACAACTGTTTAGTGGACAAAATCTGTCATCATTGAGAGAGATTGCTACCAATGGGTGTGGTCTGTCCAACGACGATTATAATGTAAGGTCAATACAGTTACATGAACATTTTATATGGTGTCTTGTATCTGTAGTCATTCTTAATGTATGCTGCAGCATTTTACAGTAACCTTGGCAACTATAAGAGTTTTGGTGATACAAAGTTTATTCCTGATCTTCCATGTGATAAGCTCCATGCTCTTATCCTTGGAAGTGAGGCTTATAAAAAAGATGAAGCTACTGTAAATAAATTATGGAAGTCTGTTTGTGAACGAATGTACAGTCTTGAACCAGCTGAAAGACAAATGGGTTTTCCACCAGAGGTAatttgtacaattaattattcattatttatgatagattaaatattcatagtttgttttctaattaattattcataggGACTAACAACTTATTATTCTGGTAACTGCACAAAAGATGATGCTCAGTTTATTAATGATTTCATGTTAGAGAAAGTAATGTTGTTTCTTATCAAACCAGATGTCATTATTACTCGTTTAAATTAGAACCTTAGCCCCTATAATACACGAGTATTAAAAGAGAACTGAATCAGGAGAAGTAGAGTATGAACTAAGATTAGCTTCATCAATAATATCAGGTAAACAATGTTTATTGTTTGTCTATTCTTCTATTTCATATTTAGCTGATCCTATTAATGACTCTGACTGTATTGCTAGTCTACTTGGACGACATCAATTCCGTGATGTTAATGTGGTCATTCAGAGAGGAGATTATTCACCTTTAATGTCTCGTGTAATTAGAGAACTCGCTCTAGCTAAAACTTATGCTGCTAATACCAATGAAACTAACATGTTAGAACATTATATTCTAAGCTTCTCCACTGGATCTGTGGAAGAACACAAGGAAGGCTCTCGATATtggattaaaaataaaggaCCTGTTGTGGAAACGTGAGTCACATGACTTAATTATCATGTGACCATCACATGACTTAATATCTTTATTTAGATATATTGGGTTTATTGAGAGTTATCGTGACCCTTTTGGTGTTAGAGGAGAATACGAGGGTATGAGTGACCTTTAAATGACCTTTATCTGTAATCTTTGACCTCAGGATTTGTCGCTGTTGTCAATAAAACAATGAGTGCCAAGTTCTCTCAGTTGGTAGAGTCTGCTGAGCAACTCCTTCCTCTTCTTCCCTGGCCCAAAGAGTTTGAGAAGGACACTTTTTTTCTTCGCCCTGACTTTACTTCTT encodes the following:
- the LOC121366310 gene encoding LOW QUALITY PROTEIN: dipeptidyl peptidase 3-like (The sequence of the model RefSeq protein was modified relative to this genomic sequence to represent the inferred CDS: inserted 4 bases in 3 codons; deleted 1 base in 1 codon; substituted 1 base at 1 genomic stop codon) — encoded protein: MADLSNYTISKDTPINKLDCTKAFLGLSDKEKLYAHHLGQAGWEGALICLAQTSPESPGIFLLLQQLFSGQNLSSLREIATNGCGLSNDDYNSFLMYAAAFYSNLGNYKSFGDTKFIPDLPCDKLHALILGSEAYKKDEATVNKLWKSVCERMYSLEPAERQMGFPPEGLTTYYSGNCTKDDAQFINDFMLEKNLSPYNTRVLKEXTESGEVEYELRLASSIISADPINDSDCIASLLGRHQFRDVNVVIQRGDYSPLMSRVIRELALAKTYAANTNETNMLEHYILSFSTGSVEEHKEGSRYWIKNKGPVVETYIGFIESYRDPFGVRGEYEGFVAVVNKTMSAKFSQLVESAEQLLPLLPWPKEFEKDTFFLRPDFTSLDVLAYGCSGIPAGINIPNYDDIRQNEGFKNVSLGNVLSAAAQDKRVSFIAPEDQELFVKLRSEAFEVQVGLHELLGHGSGKLFMXEENGEFNFDISSIKNPITGDKITSWYKAGDTWDTKFSVMASSYEECRAECVGIYLCTNRDILRIFGHEGKEADDIIYINWLNMVRAGLMGLEFYTPETQKWRQAHMQGRYVIMRVLMECVTPLFSINXYTGSDGKPDLVIQFDRSKLETVGQPAIGEFLKKLQVYKSLADVVSGQQLYNSYSTVXPQHLALRDIVMARKLPRRMFVQPHTFLDSNGQVTLSEFDDTAEGIISSFMARYPIYDKDVESIWLKDIDYWK